From a region of the Aeoliella mucimassa genome:
- a CDS encoding heavy-metal-associated domain-containing protein, whose product MRTFLAIALLAAMVGCQEMNPTSSSRDSKSGRIVKVSETMALASADAKPTLADFNKQELPTVEFDVPGLHCVACSQSACRMLLDMEGVKEVKADAAAKKVLVVYDQATFDSETARQTLSDTFPDPEESDAEEAAETTEENDTSDEEAAVPPAVEAAEEQAAENADAAKAPEEAEEGTE is encoded by the coding sequence ATGCGCACGTTTCTAGCAATAGCATTGTTGGCCGCGATGGTTGGTTGTCAGGAGATGAATCCAACGTCGTCCAGCCGAGATTCCAAGTCGGGTAGAATTGTTAAAGTAAGCGAGACCATGGCCCTCGCTTCGGCAGATGCAAAACCAACGCTGGCCGATTTCAACAAGCAGGAACTGCCCACCGTGGAGTTCGATGTGCCAGGACTGCATTGCGTAGCCTGCTCGCAGTCGGCCTGCAGAATGCTGCTGGACATGGAAGGGGTGAAGGAAGTCAAGGCAGATGCGGCAGCCAAGAAGGTATTGGTGGTCTACGACCAAGCCACCTTCGATTCCGAAACCGCTCGACAAACGCTGAGCGATACGTTCCCTGATCCCGAAGAGTCGGATGCCGAAGAAGCTGCTGAGACGACTGAAGAGAACGATACTTCCGACGAAGAAGCCGCTGTTCCACCTGCAGTAGAAGCCGCCGAGGAGCAGGCAGCAGAAAACGCGGATGCAGCAAAAGCTCCCGAAGAAGCGGAAGAGGGCACCGAATAG
- the thiC gene encoding phosphomethylpyrimidine synthase ThiC, with the protein MTQLEFARRGDITPEMEYVARKENVAAELIRDETAAGRMVIPANTVHLAGRLEPMGIGIAAKCKVNANIGNSAVTSCIEGEIEKLHLAVHYGADTVMDLSTGKNIDEIRKAIIAASPVPIGTVPIYQMLEELGGEIEEMKPQNFLDMVEHQAKQGVDYMTVHCGVKIEHLTYAMNRVTGIVSRGGSLIAKWMMAHRKQNPLYESFDDLCDIMRQYDVTWSLGDGLRPGSIADASDTAQFAELDVLGELTMRGRERGTQVMVEGPGHVPMDQIQMNIERQIEVCDGAPFYVLGPLVTDIAPGYDHITSGIGAAIAGWSGAAMLCYVTPKEHLGLPEPEDVKQGMVAYKIAAHAADIARHRPGARDRDDALSKARFEFDWNEQFRLALDPETARAYHDQTLPQDTFKSAQFCSMCGPKYCSMKITQDIQNMANAGELPDGEQLVQIEAN; encoded by the coding sequence ATTACCCAGTTAGAGTTTGCTCGTCGCGGGGATATCACCCCCGAAATGGAGTATGTCGCCCGCAAAGAGAATGTCGCAGCGGAACTCATCCGCGACGAAACCGCGGCAGGTCGGATGGTGATTCCGGCCAACACCGTGCATTTGGCGGGTCGACTCGAGCCGATGGGCATCGGCATCGCGGCAAAGTGCAAAGTCAATGCGAACATCGGCAATTCGGCCGTGACGAGTTGCATTGAAGGCGAGATCGAAAAACTCCACCTGGCGGTCCACTACGGGGCCGACACGGTCATGGATCTCTCGACCGGCAAGAACATCGACGAGATTCGCAAAGCGATTATCGCTGCCTCGCCTGTGCCGATCGGCACGGTGCCCATCTACCAGATGCTCGAAGAGCTCGGCGGCGAAATCGAAGAGATGAAGCCGCAGAACTTCCTCGACATGGTCGAACACCAGGCCAAACAAGGTGTCGACTACATGACCGTGCACTGCGGCGTGAAAATCGAGCACCTCACGTACGCGATGAATCGGGTAACCGGCATCGTTAGTCGAGGTGGTTCGCTGATTGCAAAGTGGATGATGGCCCATCGCAAGCAGAACCCGCTCTACGAGTCGTTCGACGACCTTTGCGACATCATGCGTCAGTACGATGTCACCTGGAGCCTGGGCGATGGTTTGCGTCCTGGCAGCATTGCCGATGCCAGCGACACCGCTCAATTTGCTGAGCTCGACGTGCTCGGTGAGCTGACCATGCGGGGCCGCGAACGTGGCACGCAGGTCATGGTCGAAGGCCCTGGTCACGTGCCGATGGATCAGATTCAGATGAACATCGAACGGCAAATCGAAGTATGCGATGGGGCTCCCTTCTATGTGTTGGGCCCACTCGTTACCGACATTGCCCCTGGCTACGACCACATTACCAGCGGCATCGGTGCTGCGATCGCTGGCTGGTCGGGTGCTGCGATGCTGTGCTACGTGACACCCAAGGAACACCTGGGACTGCCAGAACCCGAGGACGTAAAGCAGGGGATGGTTGCTTACAAGATTGCCGCCCATGCGGCCGACATCGCTCGCCATCGCCCCGGTGCCCGCGATCGTGACGACGCCTTGTCGAAAGCACGCTTCGAGTTCGACTGGAACGAACAGTTCCGCTTGGCACTCGATCCCGAAACCGCCCGTGCTTACCACGACCAAACGTTGCCGCAAGACACCTTCAAGAGTGCTCAGTTCTGCAGCATGTGTGGTCCGAAGTATTGCTCGATGAAGATCACCCAAGATATTCAGAACATGGCCAATGCTGGCGAGCTTCCCGACGGTGAACAACTGGTTCAGATCGAAGCGAACTAA
- a CDS encoding metallophosphoesterase encodes MPGRMIAIGDIHGCAAAFNGLLTLIEPAADDTLIVLGDCIDRGPDSRGVIDRMIELEDQCTVVPILGNHEEMLLAAVDRPNTTEPWRHVGGQQTLESYNIAEAQQLPRDHLLYLRTWGDYWSTSSYFFAHGNYDPKMPLRKQEWGYQRWQSLRERLPDPHKSGKTAVVGHTAQKKGDVLDLDYLVCIDTYCCGGKYLTAYDTTNNRFHQVDPRGNPR; translated from the coding sequence ATGCCAGGACGCATGATTGCCATCGGCGATATTCATGGTTGCGCCGCGGCATTCAACGGCTTGCTTACGCTCATCGAGCCTGCGGCCGACGATACCCTAATTGTACTTGGCGATTGCATCGATCGGGGACCCGATAGCCGGGGTGTGATCGACCGCATGATTGAGCTCGAAGATCAATGCACCGTGGTGCCGATTCTTGGAAACCACGAAGAAATGCTGCTGGCGGCAGTCGATCGCCCGAATACCACCGAACCCTGGCGGCATGTTGGAGGTCAGCAGACGCTGGAATCGTACAACATTGCCGAGGCCCAGCAGCTGCCGCGCGACCACCTACTCTATCTTCGCACCTGGGGAGATTATTGGTCGACTAGCTCTTACTTCTTCGCCCACGGTAATTACGATCCCAAAATGCCGCTTCGCAAGCAGGAGTGGGGATACCAGCGGTGGCAATCGCTTCGCGAACGGCTTCCCGACCCCCACAAGAGTGGCAAGACGGCCGTCGTCGGACACACCGCACAGAAAAAAGGGGACGTTCTGGACCTCGACTATCTGGTTTGCATCGACACCTATTGCTGCGGCGGAAAGTACCTCACTGCTTACGACACGACCAACAACAGGTTCCACCAGGTCGATCCCCGCGGAAACCCGCGGTAA
- a CDS encoding PEP-CTERM sorting domain-containing protein codes for MAATIRLTTGEFRLSNIGETDISLVGYSIEMSTPELLADQWLPVTGRLDSSVTGDGSFDAASPWFVLAPLETPPTLVDELSEATALGSGGLMAAGDILYLGNVWDTNTTPDVAVTVFDGTAAELISVTFVPGGDYNEDGLVDLLDYDLWKSEFGSSGIGLLADGNADGQVDLSDYTVWRDNLGATALSAVPTLAASIVSVPEPAAIVLLAVGSLAVFTARRRYLAG; via the coding sequence TTGGCGGCCACCATTCGTTTGACGACTGGTGAGTTTCGCTTGTCGAATATCGGCGAGACCGACATCAGCTTGGTAGGCTACAGCATCGAAATGTCGACGCCCGAGCTGCTGGCCGACCAGTGGTTGCCCGTCACTGGGCGGCTGGACTCCAGCGTTACCGGGGACGGATCTTTCGATGCCGCGAGTCCCTGGTTTGTGTTGGCTCCCCTGGAAACTCCCCCGACCTTGGTGGACGAATTGTCGGAAGCCACCGCACTGGGTTCGGGAGGATTGATGGCCGCCGGCGACATTTTGTATCTCGGGAATGTGTGGGATACGAACACAACGCCAGATGTTGCAGTCACCGTATTCGATGGCACTGCAGCTGAGCTGATCAGTGTGACTTTCGTACCGGGCGGCGACTACAACGAGGATGGCCTTGTCGACCTGCTGGATTACGACCTTTGGAAATCGGAATTCGGTTCGAGCGGCATCGGTTTGCTCGCCGATGGCAATGCGGATGGGCAGGTGGATCTGTCGGACTACACCGTGTGGCGCGACAACCTTGGTGCGACGGCTCTTTCGGCAGTGCCTACCTTGGCCGCAAGCATCGTGAGCGTGCCCGAGCCTGCTGCCATCGTGCTGCTGGCAGTTGGTAGCCTAGCTGTATTCACTGCTCGCCGCCGCTATCTGGCTGGCTAA